The genomic window ATCCCAGTTCTGTCAATGTTTTGATGTTTTCAGAAACAGCTTGAATAGTGATTCCTAAACGTTCAGCCAAATCCTTTTGCTTGAGATTAGGTTCCTGTTTAGAAATTTCTCCTAAAATTTGAAAGTGAGTTAATGCCCCTCTTTTTTGTAAAATCTCCATAATAACCACTTAGTTCTTTTTATTGAAAAAACATATTGTTTTCAGTTAATATTTATTATGTTCCTTTTAATATTTAAAGTTTATTTTAGTTTTTTATAAAGTTTATTTGAATGTAACTTTCATTTAAGAAATTTGCTTGAAAAAATAGTTTTAAAATGAGTTTAAATAAAAGTAGTCTTAATAAATGCATATATAAAAAATAGTATGAAAAAATAATAAATTGGCATTGAATGATTAATCAAGTACCAATCTACCTTCCAATCTCTCATTCATCAGATTGATGAAATCATCTCTTCTTTCTTTAGGTATATAAGCTCCACAGGCAACATCGTGGCCTCCTCCATTTCCACCTAAACTTTGAGCCACTTCCCTTATGATTGAACCGAAATGCACTCCATCATAAGCCAATAGCTTAGAGCAGCGAAGTGAGATCTTCAGGTCTTCATTCTCTTCACTCACCTGTGTGAATGCAATCATTGGCTTTCTCCAATCTCCGTGACTGAGAGCCATTCCCGCAATTGTACCGACAACATTGCTTCTTATGCCGTTTCCATCAAAGTATTGGAGGTTTTCCTTTTGAACAATAGGTTTGGAATTGCCGATCTGTTCCACATTTGTTCTTAAGTAGTACCTATGGCCTTTTGAAATCTCGTCAAGTTCATCCAGCACCACTGCACGGTCACTTTCAATATCTACTGATACAGTGTTGTCCTTTAAGATTTCATTTCTCTTTATGGTCAAGTCCAAGAGCTTCAAAGCGACTTCCGGCCTTTCATTTCTGACGCATGCATTCATCGCAGTGGAGAACTCGGAGGCATCCCTCAAGAATGTATATTTCTCTTCGTTTGCAAATTCGTAGCTTTCCCCCATAACCAATTTAGGGGCATGGATGGCATATCTGCTTGGGATTTCCCTTGTGACCATGAAGATCAGTTCCTTAATCAATTTGAATTTGTCTTCCTGGCTTAAATCGCAGACTCTGATTGATGTATCGTTCACCGGATTTCTAGTGTTGATGTTGAGTCTTTTCAAGAGGTCCAATGCCTTGTTCTGGTCATTGCTGATTTCCAGTTTCACATCACTGAAATATGATAATGCTACAAAGAGAGGCCTTGTCTGTCTGCCATATAATGATAAGTCATTTTCAATTACGTTGACCAATCCTTCCTCTTTCGCATCCTTAAGAATGGTTCTGTTCAATCCTTCCAGCTTTCCGGTCTTTCCATTTTGTATGTCTC from Methanobrevibacter sp. includes these protein-coding regions:
- a CDS encoding DHH family phosphoesterase, which translates into the protein MTENLPPEMKRRYEEAKKLIETSEDIKIYSHTDCDGISSGAILTGILNKIGKKDFDIEIVNLDVLEDVPIEHELTIFSDLGSGQPVDKNADEDSKILILDHHPPLRDIDYCDTVDYDYLEINPIFYGIDGSQEICGGGLCYLLAKEFGFRDLSWIGILAAIGDIQNGKTGKLEGLNRTILKDAKEEGLVNVIENDLSLYGRQTRPLFVALSYFSDVKLEISNDQNKALDLLKRLNINTRNPVNDTSIRVCDLSQEDKFKLIKELIFMVTREIPSRYAIHAPKLVMGESYEFANEEKYTFLRDASEFSTAMNACVRNERPEVALKLLDLTIKRNEILKDNTVSVDIESDRAVVLDELDEISKGHRYYLRTNVEQIGNSKPIVQKENLQYFDGNGIRSNVVGTIAGMALSHGDWRKPMIAFTQVSEENEDLKISLRCSKLLAYDGVHFGSIIREVAQSLGGNGGGHDVACGAYIPKERRDDFINLMNERLEGRLVLD